The following is a genomic window from Thermoplasmata archaeon.
GCGCCGCGAAGGCCCGCTGCATCTCGTCCTCGAGCCCCTCGGAGGCCGGCGCCGTCTCGCTCTCCGCGCGCACCTATCGGCCTCCCGCTGGGTTGCCTTTCTGCGCGGACGTCGGGCCACGTTTCCGTCCTCCCCGCCCGTTCGCGCCTCCCGTGCGGCGGCGCAGGCGCGGCGGTCGCGCCCCTCCTGGAGAAAGCAACACGTCGACGCCCCGCCGGAAGACCCCGCGCGTTTCCGCGACGGCGTCCCCCAGCCGATGGGTCGGAAGACTTGCGGTGAATGTCATGAAGGCCACTCGCGGACCCCGGACCAGGATCGCGCGGAGCCGATCCTCCGGTCGTTCCAGGCGGACGAGCCCCTGTTGCGCGAGCAACCGCGCATGGTATGTCGCGAGCTGGCGGCTGATGCCGAGGATCCCCGCCACGTCGGAGATCGGGGCGCCCGGAGCCCGGGCGAGCGCGCGGAGGAAGCGTTCCTGGGTTCGAGAGCGGCCGTCGCCGTTCGCCGGTGCGCGGGCTTCGGCCGAGCGGTGCATCTTCCGTCCGTTCTGGGAGCGGGAGCGGATGAGCCCCGCCCGCTCCAAGACGCGCAGGTGGTGTGTCAACCCTCCCGTGCTCAGTCCGAGGGCGCGCTTGATGTTCGTGAACGTCTCGCCCGGGTGGGCCCGGACGTGGTCGTAGATCCTCCGGCGCAACGCCTGCTTGAGGGTCGCCGGGAACGCCGTGCCGTTCTCGAAGACGGGGCGCAGGACCGAAGTCCCCTTGGCACCGGCTCGCACATCGTCCGGGCCGCCGCGCTTCGTCAGGAGCCGCGCCGCGGGCACGGGCTTCAGACTCGCGATGGCGTGGCGGGCGTCCTGGTGTTCCATCCCTCCTCCTTACTTCCTGAAGTAGCCGTGGGTCCTCAACCAGATAAGGCTTACGGGAACTAGGATAATGAGGAGGGGGGCGTACTTCGAGGAATGAAGCGACACAATGATCATGCTGTTGACCCACCCGGGGAGGCCCAAGGCCATGACGGAGGCCTCAAGCGCCTCCGGCGTCGACGAGTCGGCGTTGATCGTGACGCCATTCAGGACCTGCACTGTGACGCACGCGGGTTCTGAGTACAGACTCCCGTCGAGGGAACGCGCGCACACCTTGTGCTCCCCGTTCGGGACCACCAAGGTGTTCCACTCGAACGCCCACGTGCTCCAGGCGAGCGCGGGTCCGGTGTCCGTGGCGCTCGACCACGCGCCGTTGTCGATCTGAACCTGGACGAGCTGCACGCCCGGGGTGATGCCCGTGGACCCATGGACGAGGTACAGCCCCTGCACCGTGTCGCCGTTCGTCAGGTTCTCGAACGCGATCGCGGGCCGGTCGTTCCGGTTGTCCACGCACGCCGTGATCGTCGCGGGATCGGAGAACATCGACCCAGACCACGCGCGCGCGGAGAGGTACAGGCAGCCGTCGTTGCGGGCCGTCGTGTCCCACGCGCTGGCCCACGTCGTCCACGACGCGTCCGGGGATGTGTCCGTGGCGCTGTTCCACGGGCCGCCGGCGATGCTCACCTGCACGAGCCAGACCAGACCGTAGTCGTTCGACGCTCTCCCGTTGATCAGGACGAACCCGCGGACCGTCTCTCCGTCCGTCGGTTCTACGATCGATAGCGTCGGCGGGCCGGAGCTGTTGCCCACGTAGACCGCCGCGCAGACGATCTCGGAGTACTGGCTCCCGTCCCAGGCGCGGACGCACACCACGTGGTTCGCGTCGGCGTATGCCGTCGTGTCCCATTGGTACGCCCAGGAGGTCCACGACTTGTCCGGCGACGTATCCGTCGCGTTGCTCCACGCGCCGTCGTCGATGCGGACTTGCACGAGCTGCACGCGACCCGCGTCAGCCGGGCTGCCTGCCGTCCCGTGGACGAGGAGGATTCCCCGCACGGTCTCCGGGGGCGTGACGTTCCCGCTCGGCTGCACGAGATGCACGAACGGCCGGTTGTCCACGAAGTACTCGTTCAACCACGGCCTCGAGTACAGGTCGCCGTCGAACGCGCGCGCAGCCACGACGTGCTGCCCCGTATTGGCGCCCACCGTGTGCCAATCGAACGACCACTGCCCCCAATCCGAGGTTGTCGGGGTCGCATCCAACCAGTTCGCGCTATTCGGCGTGGGGTCGATTGCGACCTGGACGAGTTGGACCGCACCGCCCGCGCTCGGGTCTCCGGCCTCCCCGACGACGGTCACGTTGCCGGCGGCGGTGGTCCGGTTCGCCGGGGTCAAGATGCGGACCCAGGGCGGGTTCGCCACGATCACGCGGGTCGTCGCCTCCTGCGCCTCGTCAGAGGTCCACGCTCTCACGGTGATCGCGTGCGACCCGTCGGTGGCCGACGTGGAATCCCACAGCATCCTCCATGTGCCCCAGGTCTTGTTGACGGAAGTGTCGTTCGCGATCCACCAGTCGCCCGCGTCGACGCGGACCTTCACGCCAGTGAGCTGCGAATCGCTGGAAGCCTCGCCCCCGATCGCCACGGTCCCGCTTACCGTGGCGCCCGCTTTCGGGGTGCTAATCGACACGTGCGGTCCCGCATCCTGGATCAGGAAGAGGACCGTAAACGCGCTGAAGGCTAGCGCGATTAAAACGGCTGGAACCGGCCCCCTCTCTACCTTATCAACTCCACTTTCTAGGGAATGTATGCGACTACGCGGGTATAGCCGTTTCCGGTACGCGGTTTTCGCACTATAAGTAGGTTGTGGAGGCCGTTTTCGCGCCGCGCGGAGCCCGTCAGGGCGTTCGCTTGCTTTCTTCACGTAGTTTAGGACGGTCGGAACCGCCTGACCGTCCAAGGCGACGTGCGGATCCATGTCGGACGATTCAGTGTGGCGTCGTTTACGTACTTCCCGATCGAGGGATGCTCCGTGGCCTGCGGAAGTCCGTCTCCGGCGACTTCATCCAGATGAACGGGCGCGGGCTCTCGGCGTTCGCGGCCCGGTACTCCCGGATCGCCGCTTTGAGCTCGCGGACGTTCCCGGGGTTCCGCCGGCGTGTTCGCCCGTCCATGAGGTCGGTGAGGCACCGTTTCGTCGCATTGTGCCACGAGGACCCCGCCGGGACGACGTGGATGCGGAATCGCGGGTGGTGGGCGAGCCACCGCTTCAACCGTTCCTCCGTCCGCACGGTGACGTCGTCGAGGACGATGTGGATGTCACCCTCCGGTGGGACCGCCTCGTCGATGGCACGCAGGAACGCGAGGAACTCCTGACCCCGGTCGCGATGGTGGAACTCCCGGATCGCGGTCCCGTCCACCAGGTCGAGTGCGTCGAGGAGGTCCACGGAGACCTCGTGCCGATGTGCCCGGCTCCGCACCTTCGGGGAGCTGCGCCTGATCGGGATGGCCGGCGTGGGCTCTAGGACCTCGGTCCGCGTCTCCCCGTGCACAGCGAATACGACGGCACGCTTAGGCGGGTCCAGGTACGACCCGACGACGTCGACGTGCCGTTCCAGGAACCGAGCGTCGCTCCTGGGCGTTGGCGACCTCGCTTCAGGTGTGAGCCGATGCGCCCGCCATAATCGAGAAACGGTCATGTGGCTCACGCCGACGGCCTCCGCGAGCGTCCGCGTGGACCAGCGGTCGGTCCCGCGGCGTCGCCCTTGCAGCGTCTTCTCGAGGATGCGCCGTACGGTCCGGGCCGGGATCTCGGGCGTCCGCCCCGAGCGCGGGGCTTCCCGTTCGATGCCGACGAGGCGGAGGCGGTGGAATCGGGAGCGCCACTTTCCGACGAACGGATCGCTCACCTCGAGGCGTCCCGCGATCGCTCGGTTGTCCAACCCCTTCGCCGCCAGGAGGACGACCTGGGACCGGAGGACGAGGCGGTGGGGCGCGGTCCGGCTCAGCGACCAACCGAGCAGGCGCCGCCGCTCCGCTCGAGAGAGTACGATGGTCGGAGCGACCCTCACGGCCCCGCATCGAAGTCCGCGATATTAGTTTACCGCTTTTGTGTTACACGCACATGCGAAGGAGCCTGATTGAGCGTGGCGTCCTCCGATAGAGCGGGGTCTTGCCCTCATTTCCCGCAGCAATGCATAAATAGACCGCCACTCATTCATATCGATGGAGTGCAGGGGTTCCCGGGGGTTTTAACATGACGTGGCATCTATGTCATAGCTGTGGAAAAGTCGTTGACGTCGACCCGTACGTTGAAGCGTGCCCCGAATGCGGGGTCCACATCCCGGTTCCGCCCCACGAGCGCGGCTGGATGGGTCCGCCGCCGCCTCCGCCTCCGATTCCGCCCATGTCCAGGATGTACGGCCCTCCGGGGTACGCCCGTCCGGTCAACCCTGCTTCGGTGGCGGCGTCCAGCCGGCCCGAGAACCCCGAGATTCGAACTCTCCTCGACAAGAACGCCGTGCTCGAGGAGGAGAACGCCAAGCTGAAGAGAGATCTGGCAGAGAAGGAAGCGGCGCGAATACGGGGAGTGGGGGAGGGGAACTAGCCAAGTGGACGTTGACGTACGCCTCCGGGAAGAAGTCGCTGGCAACCTGTACATCAGGACCATCACGATGGGCGCCTCGCCGGCGGCCATGGAATGGTATTCCCGACGCCTGCCCGAGTTCGCGAAGCACGACTTGCCGAAGTACCGCGACCCCGGAGCGGCGTTCGCGGAGTTTGCCAGCATTCCTTTCGCGAACGTGCCACTCGCAAGTCCATTGCCCAGCGGCATCATGGTGAACCTCGCACAACGGGGCTTCTCCGGGATGAAGGGGATCTCCGACGTGCGGTTGTTGCAGACCGAAGTCGTACGGATGGGCCGGACGATCGGGGCGGAAATCCTCGCCTCCGAAGAGTCCGTGGCCTCGCGTTTCGACCGACTCGTCTACCCGGAGGAACGCATCGTCACGATCGGCTCGAGCAGCCTCTGCGAACGGGCGCTTGTGAATGCTCAAGCGCGCGGAAAGAAACCATCGGTTACAGTCTTGCTGGCGTCCGCCAAGCCCGAGACTCTGACGATCGGGAACCGCCTCACCCAGTCGAATCTCGACGTGTCCTATGGTTTCCTTGCCGACTCCATCCAACACGTTGGATCCGCTGATCGCGTGGTCGTCGGCGCGCATCTGATCACGGAAGACGGCGACGTCGTCTCGTCACAAGGTGCGGATCTTCTCGCCCTTGCGGCGAAGCGGCTCGGCAAGCCGGTCATTGTCCTCGCGGGGCCGTTCAAGGCGGTCGGCCGATCGACCAATCATTATTCGGACTACCTTCGGATGGTCGACCTCGAACTGGACTTCACGGTCGACCGCTACGCCGTGGGCACGCGCGACTTTTCGGTCGTCTCCCGGGACCTCATCGACGCGATTCTGTAGGCGATAGGCTTATCTGGTCCGTCGCTTGAGGGGGCCCTCCGGTCTCCGTGATCAACGAAGTCGTTTCCCTGACCCTCTTGATTGCGCTCCTCATCAGCGTCGCTCTCGATGCGGTCCACCGGACGAGCATCGCGATTGGAATCGCGTTTGCCGGCGTAGTGATCGGCTCGATCCTCCCGGAGACACGGGACGTGCCGGGGAAAGGGCTCCCCTATTTCGGCCCCGGGACTGCGCTCGGGGCGGTCAACTTCCAAACCCTCGTCTTCCTGGTGTTCATGGGCGTGTTCATGGCGATTATGCAACGAAGCGGCGCCTTCGACTGGGTGACGAAGACGCTGGTTCTGAAGAGTCGGATGCAGCCCGGCATCCTTTTCGTCCGGATCCTCCTCTTGTCGTACGCGATTTCGCTCTTCGTGAATAACGTCACCGTCGTCTTCATCATGGTTCCCATCACGCTGAACATCTGTCGGCAGTTCGGCGTGAATCCCGTGCCGTTCAGCGTGGCACAGGTCGCCGCCATCAACCTCGGCGGTGCCTCGACGATGGTGGGCGATTTTCCGAACATCATCATCGCGACGTCGCAGAAGCCGATCGAACTGACCTTCTTGGATTTCCAGACGAACATGTTCCCCGCCTGCTTCGCTCTCCTTGTGGCGGAGATCCTCCTGTTCAGCCGCATGCACCCCGAATACTTCACGCGCTTCGAGCCGGGGCCTGCGGCCCGCGCCTTTGCGGCGGACCTCGCCGAGCGTCGAAGCACGGCAATCACGGACAAGCGCCTCCTCCAGGTGTCCGTGTTGGTCCTGGCCGCCATGTTGGGCGCATTCGTCGTTTCGACGACGCTTCGGATTCCCATTGCGCTGATTCCGGTTGCCGGAGCCGGCAGCATCCTCATGATATACGAGGTGCGACTGCGATCGAGGCACCCGCTAGACGCTACGTTAGACAAGCTGCAACGCAGGAACATCATCGGCGACGAGATTTCCAAGGTCCTGAGCGAGGTGCACTGGGACGTCGTGCTATTCCTCGCGGCCCTGTTCGTCGTGGTCGGATCGCTGGAGCATACCGACGTCCTCACGTGGGCGGCCAATTTCATTCTCGGGACCTCGCAAGGGAACCCTGTGCTCGCAGTCATACTCATCGTGGTCCTTGCATCCATCATCACCATGGGCGCGGAGGCGGGACCCGCGACGGCGGTCCTTATCCCGGTGATTAACCAACTCACGGTGGCTGGGCTCGGGTCGGGGGGTTTGCTCTACTGGGCACAGTCGCTGGGTGTGCAGGCTGGGTCGAGTACCACGATGATCGGGGCCAACGAGGGTCCTCTGGCTGCACGGATGATCGAGCAGGACGCGCGGATACACAACGCTTCGGACAGACTGACTGCGAAGGGCTTCACCCGGATTGGCGCGCGCATGTGGCTCCTTTTCATTCCGCTTTCCATCGTTTACCTGACGGGCTTGATCTTCTTTGGTTGGATGGTCTCAGGGGCTGCGTTCGTCCTCGCCCTTGTCGGGTCCCTTTGGATTGCGGCCCGCGGACTTGGGGGGGGGGGCGGCCCAGGACCGGCGCCGAGCGTGGCGTCATCCCAAAGGGGACCGACGGCGCCGCCAGCGTCGCCATCCCGACGGACCCGCTGAACCGCAACGTACGGCGGTACGCGCGCTGAAGCCGGATGCGGGCGGAGAGGTGGCCTTCCCGGACCGGGTCGAGACTCGTGTCCTTGCCAGCCCCTGCCAGCCCGAGAACCTCACGATTGAGAAGCCAAACGCACCGTCGAGTCCCGCGGGGTCCAGCGGCTTCCTGGGCGACGCGATGAATGTCGGGTCCGCCGATCCGGTGACCATCGGCGCCCGGCTGACTACCGAGTTGATGACGTGATCAACGAAATCGTTTCCCTAGTCCTTCTGTTCTCGTTGCTCATCGCGGTCGCACTCGACGTGGCCCACCGGACGACGATCGCGATGGGGGTTGCGATTGCCGCAGTCGTGGTCGGCTCAATACTCCCATACGAAGGCACCGACCCAGCGAGGTTTGGCCAAGGGTACTTCCCGCCATGGGTCGCACTCCAAGCGGTCAACTTTGAGACCCTCATCTTCCTGGTCGGCATGGGGGTGTTCGTGGCGATCATGCAACAGAGCGGCGCTTTCGACTACGTGACGAAGACGCTCGTCCTCAAGAGCAAGATGCAGCCGGGCATCCTATTCGTCCGAATCCTACTCTTGTCGTACGGCATTTCGTGCTTCGTGAACAACGTCTCCGTCATCTTCATCATGGTCCCGATAACGCTCAACATCTGTCGGCAGTTCGGCCTCGACCCCGTGCCGTTCAGCGTGATACAGGTCGCCGTCATCAACCTCGGCGGGGCCTCGACGATGGTGGGCGATTTTCCAAACATCATCATCGCTACGTCGGGGACGAACCTGTCCTTCGTGGACTTCCAGGTGAACATGTTTCCCGCCTGCTTTGCGCTTGTGATCGCGTCGATTCTCCTGTTCCGTCGCATGCACCGCGAATACTTCACGCGCTTCGAGCCGGGGCCTGCCGCCCGCGCCTTTGCGGCGGACCTCGCCGAGCGTCGCGACACCTCAATCACAGACCGGCGCCTCCTTCAGGCGTCCGTGGTGGTCCTAGTGGGCATGTTGGGCACATTAGTCTTCTCGACGCAGCTTGGGATCCCTCTCGCCCTGATTCCGGCCGTCGGGGCCGCCATCATCCTCATCCTATACGAAATGCGCCTGCGCGTCAGGCAGCCCTCGGGCGCCGCGTTAGACAAGATCCAACGTAGGAACCTCATCGGCGACGAGGTCTCCAAGATCCTGAGTGAGGTGCACTGGGACGTCGTCCTGTTCCTCATGGCCCTGTTCGTCGTGGTCGGCTCACTGCAGGCGACCGCTGTCCTCGACTGGGCGGCCGATTTCATTCTCGGTGCCTCGTCAGGCGACCCCTTGCGAGCTTCGATGCTCATCGTTGTCATCGGATCCATCGTTTCCCTCAGCGCTGCGGCAGGACCCGCGACGGCGGTCTTCGTCCCTGTGATCAAGAAGCTTTCTGGGGTCGGGTCCGGGGGGTTGCTTTACTGGGCTCTGTCGTTGGGGGTACAGGCTGGGTCGAGCACCACCTTGATCGGGGCGAACGAAGGTCCCCTGGCCGCTCGGATGATCGAGCAGGACTCGCGGGCACACAACGCTTCGAGTCGATTGGATGCCAAAGGTTTCAGTCGGATTGGGGGGCGCTTGTGGCTCATGATGATTCCGCTCTCCATCCTTTACCTGGCGGGCATCATTACGCTCGGCTGGATCGTCTCGGTGGCGGCTCTCGTCATTGCCCTCGTCGGGTCCTTCTTGATTGCCGTCCGGGGAATCTAGGTTTCGGCTTCATGGGTCGGCGCGGGGCGAGCGATCGCGTCGGGATTGGCGAAGGCCAAACGATGGCGAAGGCCGGTCTCCCTTTGTCAACAAACGCGGCGGGCAGACGCCCTTCACAGGTGTCGCAACATCTTGTATCCGTCCTCGCCGTCCGTGTAGAAGTGTGGTAAGGCCGCCGAAATCTCGAACCCGTATCGCTTGTAGAACTGAATCGCCTCGGCGTTCGATACGCGGACCTCCAGCTCGATCCGCTTGAGGCCGCGCATTGCGCACGCCCGGAGGAAGGCGTCCATCATCGCGGTCCCGACGCCGCGGCGACGGAAACGCGCCGAAACGGCGAACATGAGGACGCGCGCCTGTCCGTCGGCCGTGATCACCGACGCCAGGAATCCGACCGGATGGCCGTCGAGATCCGCGACGAGGAAACCGTCCCGCCACCAGCGGTGGATGTCCAAGTACAGGGACGTCGGATAATTCTCCCGCAACGCCTCGCGCACGATCGAGGCGACCGCGGGGATATCGTTCGGGACGAACGGCCGGATGCGCACGCGGGCAAACCGAAGGGCCCGCCCCTTTTCAAAATGACGGTGGTCGGCAAGCTCATGTCCTTCCGGACCGTTCGAAGGCCGTGCGCCTCGCGATCGAGCTCTCCGGCGAACACCCGACGCTCCCCCGCGCCGAGGTCTACGCGGCGATGGCGGCGGAGGGCGTGGAGGTCCGTGCGGCAACCTTCAACGCGAGGCTCCTGCGGTTGGAGGTCTCCGGCCCCGCGGGCCGCGCGGTCGGACGGCTCGGACTCGCCCACCTCGCCTCCGAGGAGGTCGCCGCGGGGGATTTCGAAACGGTTCGGTCGTTCGCTCGGGAGGCCGACCTGGAGGGACGCCGATTCCGGGTGCGCGCGGAGGGGATCGGCGTCGACATCGATGTGCGGTCCCTGGAGGGCGCCCTCGGCGCGGACTTCGCGCGGACCGGGAAGGTGGATCTCGATCGACCCGAGGTCGAGTACCGGCTGCTCGTTGGAGACGAGTTCGTTCTCGGGCGGGTCGTGCATCGAATGAACCGGTCCCGGCTCGAGGCGCGCAAAGTCGCGAAGCGGTCCTTCACCCTGCCGATCTCGCTGCATCCGAAGCTCGCGCGCGCGCTCGTGAACCTCGCCCGCGTCCCCCGGACCGGCACGCTGCTCGATCCGTTCTGCGGCACGGGAGGGATCGTCCTCGAGGCGGCCGACATCGGCATCGGAGCGTTGGGCACGGACCGTGCCCGCCGCATGATCGTCGGGACCCGCCGCTCGATGCGTGCCCTCGACCTGTCCGCGGCGCTCGCCGTCGCTGACGCGGGGCTCCTCCCGATGCGACGGGGGACGATTCAAGGGATCGCGACGGACCCACCGTACGGACGGGCGGCCTCGACGCGAGGCGAGCCGATCGGGCGGCTGTACGCGCGGGCGTTCGACTCCTTCGCGGCCGTACT
Proteins encoded in this region:
- a CDS encoding Ig-like domain-containing protein — encoded protein: MSISTPKAGATVSGTVAIGGEASSDSQLTGVKVRVDAGDWWIANDTSVNKTWGTWRMLWDSTSATDGSHAITVRAWTSDEAQEATTRVIVANPPWVRILTPANRTTAAGNVTVVGEAGDPSAGGAVQLVQVAIDPTPNSANWLDATPTTSDWGQWSFDWHTVGANTGQHVVAARAFDGDLYSRPWLNEYFVDNRPFVHLVQPSGNVTPPETVRGILLVHGTAGSPADAGRVQLVQVRIDDGAWSNATDTSPDKSWTSWAYQWDTTAYADANHVVCVRAWDGSQYSEIVCAAVYVGNSSGPPTLSIVEPTDGETVRGFVLINGRASNDYGLVWLVQVSIAGGPWNSATDTSPDASWTTWASAWDTTARNDGCLYLSARAWSGSMFSDPATITACVDNRNDRPAIAFENLTNGDTVQGLYLVHGSTGITPGVQLVQVQIDNGAWSSATDTGPALAWSTWAFEWNTLVVPNGEHKVCARSLDGSLYSEPACVTVQVLNGVTINADSSTPEALEASVMALGLPGWVNSMIIVSLHSSKYAPLLIILVPVSLIWLRTHGYFRK
- a CDS encoding helix-turn-helix domain-containing protein, whose product is MEHQDARHAIASLKPVPAARLLTKRGGPDDVRAGAKGTSVLRPVFENGTAFPATLKQALRRRIYDHVRAHPGETFTNIKRALGLSTGGLTHHLRVLERAGLIRSRSQNGRKMHRSAEARAPANGDGRSRTQERFLRALARAPGAPISDVAGILGISRQLATYHARLLAQQGLVRLERPEDRLRAILVRGPRVAFMTFTASLPTHRLGDAVAETRGVFRRGVDVLLSPGGARPPRLRRRTGGANGRGGRKRGPTSAQKGNPAGGR
- a CDS encoding SLC13 family permease, which produces MINEIVSLVLLFSLLIAVALDVAHRTTIAMGVAIAAVVVGSILPYEGTDPARFGQGYFPPWVALQAVNFETLIFLVGMGVFVAIMQQSGAFDYVTKTLVLKSKMQPGILFVRILLLSYGISCFVNNVSVIFIMVPITLNICRQFGLDPVPFSVIQVAVINLGGASTMVGDFPNIIIATSGTNLSFVDFQVNMFPACFALVIASILLFRRMHREYFTRFEPGPAARAFAADLAERRDTSITDRRLLQASVVVLVGMLGTLVFSTQLGIPLALIPAVGAAIILILYEMRLRVRQPSGAALDKIQRRNLIGDEVSKILSEVHWDVVLFLMALFVVVGSLQATAVLDWAADFILGASSGDPLRASMLIVVIGSIVSLSAAAGPATAVFVPVIKKLSGVGSGGLLYWALSLGVQAGSSTTLIGANEGPLAARMIEQDSRAHNASSRLDAKGFSRIGGRLWLMMIPLSILYLAGIITLGWIVSVAALVIALVGSFLIAVRGI
- a CDS encoding GNAT family N-acetyltransferase; the encoded protein is MRIRPFVPNDIPAVASIVREALRENYPTSLYLDIHRWWRDGFLVADLDGHPVGFLASVITADGQARVLMFAVSARFRRRGVGTAMMDAFLRACAMRGLKRIELEVRVSNAEAIQFYKRYGFEISAALPHFYTDGEDGYKMLRHL
- a CDS encoding IS630 family transposase, whose amino-acid sequence is MRVAPTIVLSRAERRRLLGWSLSRTAPHRLVLRSQVVLLAAKGLDNRAIAGRLEVSDPFVGKWRSRFHRLRLVGIEREAPRSGRTPEIPARTVRRILEKTLQGRRRGTDRWSTRTLAEAVGVSHMTVSRLWRAHRLTPEARSPTPRSDARFLERHVDVVGSYLDPPKRAVVFAVHGETRTEVLEPTPAIPIRRSSPKVRSRAHRHEVSVDLLDALDLVDGTAIREFHHRDRGQEFLAFLRAIDEAVPPEGDIHIVLDDVTVRTEERLKRWLAHHPRFRIHVVPAGSSWHNATKRCLTDLMDGRTRRRNPGNVRELKAAIREYRAANAESPRPFIWMKSPETDFRRPRSIPRSGST
- a CDS encoding SLC13 family permease, with product MINEVVSLTLLIALLISVALDAVHRTSIAIGIAFAGVVIGSILPETRDVPGKGLPYFGPGTALGAVNFQTLVFLVFMGVFMAIMQRSGAFDWVTKTLVLKSRMQPGILFVRILLLSYAISLFVNNVTVVFIMVPITLNICRQFGVNPVPFSVAQVAAINLGGASTMVGDFPNIIIATSQKPIELTFLDFQTNMFPACFALLVAEILLFSRMHPEYFTRFEPGPAARAFAADLAERRSTAITDKRLLQVSVLVLAAMLGAFVVSTTLRIPIALIPVAGAGSILMIYEVRLRSRHPLDATLDKLQRRNIIGDEISKVLSEVHWDVVLFLAALFVVVGSLEHTDVLTWAANFILGTSQGNPVLAVILIVVLASIITMGAEAGPATAVLIPVINQLTVAGLGSGGLLYWAQSLGVQAGSSTTMIGANEGPLAARMIEQDARIHNASDRLTAKGFTRIGARMWLLFIPLSIVYLTGLIFFGWMVSGAAFVLALVGSLWIAARGLGGGGGPGPAPSVASSQRGPTAPPASPSRRTR
- a CDS encoding TRM11 family methyltransferase, encoding MRLAIELSGEHPTLPRAEVYAAMAAEGVEVRAATFNARLLRLEVSGPAGRAVGRLGLAHLASEEVAAGDFETVRSFAREADLEGRRFRVRAEGIGVDIDVRSLEGALGADFARTGKVDLDRPEVEYRLLVGDEFVLGRVVHRMNRSRLEARKVAKRSFTLPISLHPKLARALVNLARVPRTGTLLDPFCGTGGIVLEAADIGIGALGTDRARRMIVGTRRSMRALDLSAALAVADAGLLPMRRGTIQGIATDPPYGRAASTRGEPIGRLYARAFDSFAAVLPAGGHAAVVLPSPKAIEIASARMELIERHELRVHRSLVRHFCVFVTA